Below is a genomic region from Methylobacterium sp. FF17.
TGAATCGTTCCGCGGATTCTTACCTAAGCACTGCAACATCTCGGTAGTCCTAAGCTTGGGTTAATTTTACCCTGACTCTGGATTGAGCTTGCCCGACCGGCAACTTGGCGGCCTCTGATACGTCGAGGATGCGCGCACCCGTGTGCCATCCCGCCGTTTCAGCCTTTTGAGCCCCGAGGAACCCGATATGACCGCGCCGGTCACCCCACGCCTGCTTCTCGCCGCCATCGCCGGCGCCGTCATCACCACAGCGTCCGCCGAGGCCGGGGGCTGCGGCGGGGCCGAGTGCTACCGGCACGTCAACGCGCCGCCGATCTACGGCGCCGTCTCCGAGCGCGTCCTCGTGCGACCGCCCGAAACGGTGTACCGCACCATCCCGCCGGTCTACGAAACCGTGTCGGAGCGCATTCTGGTGGCGCCGGGCGGCCGCGTCTGGCAGACCCGCCGCGATGCATACGGCGAGCTCATCGGCTGCTGGGTCGACGTTCCGCCCCGCTACTCCGTGCGCCATCGCCGGGTGCTCGTCCAACCGGCCCAGTCCATCCCCGAGACGATCCCGGCGCAATATGCCAGCGTGCGCCGCCGCGTGCTCGTGCAGCCCGCCCGCTCGGGCTGGGTTCCGGCGAATTACGGTCAGGGCGGGTATCCTGGCACCTTCGGTCCGAGCCTCGCCGTCGGCTCCCTGCCCGATGCCTTCGGCATCACCGGCGCCAGCTCGGCCGATGTCGGCGTCGGCCTCGGCTTCTCCTCGGGCAGCATCTACGACGGCTACTGAGCCGCAACGCCGAGCCTGTTCGACCGGCCCCGGGTGCCAACGCTCCGGGGCCGCTTGATTCGAGGCCGCGCCGCCACACCTCATGAGCCGAACCGGAGGGTGCGCCATGGGTCAGTTCAAGGCTTGGGTCGTCGAGAAGACCGAGACGGGGCAATCGCTCGCCTTCAAGGATTTCGACGATGCCGACCTGATGGAAGGCGACGTGACCGTCCGGCTCACTCACTCCACGGTAAATTTCAAGGACGGCCTGGCGATGACCGGGCGCTCGCCCGTGGTGCGGCGCTTTCCCATGATCCCGGGCATCGATTTCTCAGGCGTGGTCGAGGCCTCGGACCATCCGGAGTACAAGGCCGGCGACCCGGTGGTGCTCACCGGCTGGGGCGTCGGAGAAACGCATCTCGGCGCCTATGCCCAGCGCGCGCGGGTGAAGGGGGACTGGCTCGTGCCCCTGCCGCAGGGTTTGACCCCCGCCCAGGCCATGGCGATCGGAACGGCGGGCTACACCGCGATGCTGTGTTTGATGGCGCTCGATCACCACGGCGTCACCCCGGAGCAGGGGCCGGCCCTCGTCACGGGGGCCTCTGGCGGCGTCGGCTCCGTCGCGGTGGCGCTGCTGGCGCAGGCCGGATGGCACGTGATCGCATCCACCGGACGCGCATCGGAGGAACCCTATCTTCGCGACCTCGGCGCCTCCGAGATCCTCGACCGCGCCGAACTCGGGAAACCCGGCAAGCCGCTGGCGAAGGAGCGCTGGGCGGCGGCAATCGATGCGGTGGGCTCGACCACCCTCGCCAACGTGCTCGCCGGGACGACGTCGGATGGCGCCGTGGCCGCGTGCGGCCTCGCGCAGGGTATGGACCTGCCGACCTCCGTGGCGCCCTTCATCCTGCGCGGCGTCTCGCTCCTCGGCATCAACAGCGTGACCACGCCTCAGCCCAAGCGCCGCGAGGCCTGGGCGCGGCTCGCACGGGAGCTCGACCACGACAAACTCGCCGCGATGACGCAGACCGTCCCGTTGCCCGGTGTGGATACCGTTGCGGAAGCGATCCTCGCGGGCCGGGTGCGCGGCCGGACCGTGGTGGAGATCGCCTGAGGGCGGGGGAGGGTGGCACGGCGCGGAACCGCG
It encodes:
- the acuI gene encoding acrylyl-CoA reductase (NADPH), which codes for MGQFKAWVVEKTETGQSLAFKDFDDADLMEGDVTVRLTHSTVNFKDGLAMTGRSPVVRRFPMIPGIDFSGVVEASDHPEYKAGDPVVLTGWGVGETHLGAYAQRARVKGDWLVPLPQGLTPAQAMAIGTAGYTAMLCLMALDHHGVTPEQGPALVTGASGGVGSVAVALLAQAGWHVIASTGRASEEPYLRDLGASEILDRAELGKPGKPLAKERWAAAIDAVGSTTLANVLAGTTSDGAVAACGLAQGMDLPTSVAPFILRGVSLLGINSVTTPQPKRREAWARLARELDHDKLAAMTQTVPLPGVDTVAEAILAGRVRGRTVVEIA